The Corynebacterium jeddahense genome has a window encoding:
- a CDS encoding DUF2550 domain-containing protein, with product MLIAVAFVAVVALCASGLWRFANVRNSGARAMMRRLPANGVHGWRHGVLRYDGERLLFYKLRSLSFSHDVALDRRGMQFEGFRDVTEGEREFMPDIGHVLRLSGPDGDFEFAADRRTEMGLVSWVESAPDARQERVDKRSLAARAQRDSGR from the coding sequence ATGTTGATCGCAGTCGCATTCGTCGCCGTCGTGGCGCTGTGCGCGTCGGGGCTGTGGCGCTTCGCCAACGTGCGCAACTCCGGCGCCCGCGCCATGATGCGGCGCCTGCCCGCCAACGGCGTCCACGGCTGGCGCCACGGCGTGCTGCGCTACGACGGCGAGCGCCTGCTGTTCTACAAGCTGCGCTCCCTCTCGTTTTCGCACGACGTCGCGCTCGACAGGCGCGGCATGCAGTTCGAGGGGTTCCGGGACGTGACCGAGGGCGAACGCGAGTTCATGCCCGACATCGGCCACGTCCTTCGCCTTTCCGGCCCGGACGGCGACTTCGAGTTCGCCGCCGACAGGCGCACGGAAATGGGGCTCGTGTCCTGGGTGGAATCGGCTCCGGACGCCCGTCAGGAGCGCGTCGATAAGCGATCGCTCGCCGCGCGCGCCCAACGCGATT
- a CDS encoding ATP synthase F0 subunit C: MNDIILAQAAETVNRYEGLGTIGYGLATIGPGLGIGILVGKTVEGMARQPEMAGQLRTTMFLGIAFVEALALIGLVAGFLF, from the coding sequence ATGAACGACATCATTCTTGCCCAGGCAGCGGAGACCGTGAACCGTTACGAGGGTCTCGGCACCATCGGCTACGGCCTCGCCACCATCGGCCCGGGCCTCGGCATCGGCATCCTCGTCGGCAAGACCGTCGAGGGCATGGCTCGCCAGCCGGAGATGGCCGGCCAGCTCCGCACCACCATGTTCCTGGGTATCGCCTTCGTCGAGGCGCTCGCCCTCATCGGCCTCGTCGCCGGCTTCCTGTTCTAA
- a CDS encoding F0F1 ATP synthase subunit epsilon, with protein MAELTAQLVAVDRMLWQGQASIVTAQTTEGEIGILPGHEPLLGQLKDNGVVTIRPVEGDRIVAAVQGGFLSVVGDKVTVLADYAVLADEVDAADAESHLNDEDRTIKARSEAELAAVRRQQL; from the coding sequence ATGGCTGAACTTACCGCTCAACTGGTCGCGGTCGACCGCATGCTCTGGCAGGGCCAGGCAAGCATCGTCACCGCCCAGACCACGGAGGGTGAGATCGGCATCCTTCCTGGCCACGAGCCGCTCTTGGGCCAGCTCAAGGACAACGGCGTGGTCACCATCCGCCCCGTCGAGGGCGACCGCATCGTCGCGGCCGTCCAGGGCGGGTTCCTGTCCGTCGTGGGCGACAAGGTGACCGTCCTCGCCGACTACGCCGTGCTCGCCGACGAGGTCGACGCCGCCGACGCGGAGTCCCACCTCAACGACGAGGACCGCACCATCAAGGCCCGCTCCGAAGCGGAGCTCGCCGCGGTGCGCCGCCAGCAGCTGTAG
- a CDS encoding MraY family glycosyltransferase codes for MPAAGVPLRELGLVLLVAAAITYLATGPVRSMLVRTGRVAEIRQRDVHTQPTPSLGGLAMFTGFVGAYLLAQQLPALTRGFAPVTPEMTAVLAGGLAIVLVGVVDDLYELSAIAKLIGQFAAAIVMTVLGIGFTVFYVPFGEGTTLILDQAQGMVLSVVFTVMLINAVNFVDGIDGLAAGLGMIAGSAILVYSLSVLYDLGGAVSAYPPAIICAILVGICAGFLPHNFEPARIFMGDSGAMLIGLLLAAASISASGKINMSLYGAADLVALVSPIIVVLAAIALPVLDLVWAVIRRTAKGQSPFTADAGHIHHRLLRLGHTHRRTVLVLYMWVSAVAFGAVSFSVVPSRVAVAFTAVALVGAFLATLVPLWQGKIGPQRRSGGDTGGDTGGRVGGSVGGPEGATSTRVDALR; via the coding sequence ATGCCAGCAGCAGGCGTGCCGCTGCGCGAGCTGGGCCTCGTCCTCCTCGTCGCCGCGGCGATCACCTACCTCGCCACCGGGCCGGTGCGCTCCATGCTCGTGCGCACCGGCCGGGTCGCAGAGATCCGCCAGCGCGACGTGCACACTCAGCCCACGCCGTCGCTCGGCGGGCTGGCGATGTTCACCGGCTTCGTCGGGGCGTACCTGCTTGCGCAGCAGCTGCCGGCGCTCACGCGCGGGTTCGCGCCCGTCACCCCGGAGATGACGGCGGTGCTCGCCGGCGGGCTCGCCATCGTCCTCGTCGGCGTCGTGGACGACCTCTACGAGCTCAGTGCCATCGCGAAGCTCATCGGCCAGTTCGCCGCCGCCATCGTGATGACGGTCCTGGGCATCGGCTTCACCGTCTTCTACGTCCCGTTCGGGGAGGGCACGACGCTCATCCTCGACCAGGCCCAGGGGATGGTGTTGAGCGTGGTGTTCACCGTCATGCTCATCAACGCGGTGAACTTTGTCGACGGCATCGACGGGCTCGCCGCCGGGCTGGGCATGATCGCCGGCAGTGCGATCCTCGTGTACTCGCTCTCAGTGCTCTACGACCTCGGCGGTGCCGTGTCCGCCTACCCGCCCGCGATCATCTGCGCCATCCTCGTGGGCATCTGCGCCGGGTTCCTGCCGCACAACTTCGAGCCCGCCCGCATTTTCATGGGAGACTCCGGCGCAATGCTCATCGGGCTACTGCTCGCCGCGGCGTCCATCTCCGCGTCCGGCAAGATCAACATGTCACTCTACGGCGCTGCCGACCTCGTCGCCCTGGTCAGCCCCATCATCGTCGTGCTCGCCGCGATCGCGCTGCCGGTGCTCGACCTCGTCTGGGCCGTGATCCGTCGCACCGCCAAGGGGCAGAGCCCGTTCACCGCGGACGCCGGTCACATCCACCACCGCCTCCTGCGCCTCGGCCACACCCACCGCCGCACCGTACTCGTGCTCTATATGTGGGTCTCGGCCGTCGCGTTCGGCGCCGTGAGCTTCTCCGTCGTGCCCTCCCGCGTCGCGGTCGCGTTCACCGCCGTGGCGCTTGTCGGGGCATTCTTAGCGACGCTCGTGCCGCTGTGGCAGGGCAAGATCGGCCCGCAGCGGCGCAGTGGGGGCGATACTGGCGGCGATACTGGCGGGCGCGTCGGGGGCAGCGTCGGTGGGCCGGAAGGTGCGACGTCGACACGCGTCGATGCCTTAAGATGA
- a CDS encoding F0F1 ATP synthase subunit gamma, with protein sequence MATLRELRDRIRSVNSTKKITKAQELIATAQITKAQQRVEAAKPYADELKDVMERLAAASSLAHPMLHERENGRVAAILVVTSDRGMAGGYNHNVLKMAAQLERMLTDAGYEVVRYVTGNKGVTHFRFRDMDVEGSWTGFSQQPSWEDTHAVRHQIIDGYMAGSEGTVPLRIDGAEGQTVRGFDVVHVVYTEFVSMLSQEARVQQLLPIEPVLQEFEYKQEDMLTTSGEVAPDMNFEPDPDTLMEELLPVYVSRLLYSIFLESAAAESASRRTAMKNATDNATELANDLSREANQARQAKITQEITEIIGGAGALSGSGESD encoded by the coding sequence ATGGCAACGCTTCGCGAATTGCGCGACCGCATCAGGTCCGTCAACTCTACGAAGAAGATCACGAAGGCCCAGGAGCTGATCGCCACCGCGCAGATCACCAAGGCCCAGCAGCGCGTCGAGGCGGCGAAGCCGTACGCAGACGAGCTGAAAGACGTCATGGAACGCCTCGCAGCCGCGAGCTCCCTGGCCCACCCCATGCTCCACGAGCGTGAGAACGGCCGGGTCGCGGCGATCCTCGTGGTCACCTCTGACCGCGGTATGGCCGGCGGCTACAACCACAACGTCCTGAAGATGGCGGCCCAGCTCGAGCGCATGCTCACTGACGCCGGGTACGAGGTCGTCCGCTACGTCACCGGCAACAAGGGTGTGACGCACTTCAGGTTCCGCGACATGGACGTTGAGGGCTCTTGGACCGGGTTCTCGCAGCAGCCGTCGTGGGAGGACACCCACGCGGTGCGCCACCAGATCATCGACGGCTACATGGCCGGTTCGGAGGGCACGGTGCCGCTGCGTATCGACGGGGCCGAGGGCCAGACCGTCCGCGGCTTCGACGTCGTGCACGTGGTGTACACGGAGTTCGTCTCCATGCTCTCGCAGGAGGCCCGCGTGCAGCAGCTGCTGCCGATCGAGCCGGTGCTTCAGGAATTCGAATACAAGCAGGAAGACATGCTGACCACCTCCGGCGAGGTGGCCCCGGACATGAACTTCGAGCCGGACCCGGACACCCTCATGGAGGAGCTGCTGCCGGTGTACGTCTCCAGGTTGCTGTACTCGATCTTCCTGGAGTCCGCGGCTGCGGAGTCGGCGTCTCGCCGCACGGCTATGAAGAACGCGACGGATAACGCTACGGAGCTGGCCAACGACCTGTCCCGTGAAGCAAACCAAGCCCGTCAGGCAAAGATCACCCAGGAAATCACCGAGATTATCGGCGGCGCTGGCGCGCTGTCCGGTAGTGGAGAAAGTGACTAA
- the atpD gene encoding F0F1 ATP synthase subunit beta, with protein MTTAHSFDERNDELAGAALSESTTPAQVENTQNPRGSENGRVVRVIGAVVDVEFPRGELPALYNALEVDIDLGEMSKTIVLEVAQFLGDNLVRTIAMAPTDGLVRGAKVADTGNPISVPVGDQVKGHVFNALGQCLDDPSVGQSGERWGIHREPPAFKDLEGKTEILETGIKVIDLLTPYVKGGKIGLFGGAGVGKTVLIQEMITRIAREFSGTSVFAGVGERTREGTDLFLEMEDMGVLPDTALVFGQMDEPPGVRMRVALSGLTMAEYFRDVQNQDVLLFIDNIFRFTQAGSEVSTLLGRMPSAVGYQPTLADEMGVLQERITSTKGRSITSLQAVYVPADDYTDPAPATTFAHLDATTELSRSIASKGIYPAVDPLTSTSRILEPGIVGERHYAVAQKVIGILQKNKELQDIIAILGMDELSEEDKITVQRARKIQRFLGQNFFVAKKFTGDEGSYVPLEETIEAFDKLCEGEFDHYPEQAFNNLGGLDDVEAAYKKLQG; from the coding sequence ATGACTACTGCTCACTCTTTTGATGAGCGCAACGACGAGCTGGCGGGTGCGGCGCTTTCCGAGTCCACCACCCCGGCTCAGGTCGAGAACACTCAGAACCCGCGCGGTTCCGAGAACGGCCGTGTCGTGCGCGTCATTGGCGCAGTCGTCGACGTGGAGTTCCCGCGTGGCGAGCTGCCCGCCCTGTACAACGCGCTCGAGGTCGACATCGACCTCGGCGAGATGTCCAAGACCATCGTGCTCGAGGTGGCCCAGTTCCTGGGCGACAACCTCGTGCGCACCATCGCCATGGCGCCGACCGACGGCCTCGTCCGCGGCGCCAAGGTGGCGGACACCGGCAACCCGATCTCCGTGCCGGTCGGCGACCAGGTGAAGGGCCACGTGTTCAACGCGCTGGGCCAGTGCCTGGACGACCCGAGCGTCGGCCAGAGCGGCGAGCGCTGGGGCATCCACCGCGAGCCCCCGGCGTTCAAGGACCTCGAGGGCAAGACCGAGATCCTCGAGACCGGCATCAAGGTCATCGACCTGCTCACCCCGTACGTCAAGGGCGGCAAGATCGGCCTGTTCGGCGGCGCGGGCGTGGGCAAGACCGTGCTTATCCAGGAGATGATTACGCGTATCGCGCGCGAGTTCTCCGGTACCTCGGTCTTCGCCGGCGTCGGCGAGCGCACCCGTGAGGGCACCGACCTGTTCCTCGAAATGGAGGACATGGGCGTGCTGCCCGACACCGCGCTTGTCTTCGGCCAGATGGACGAGCCGCCAGGGGTGCGTATGCGCGTGGCCCTGTCCGGCCTGACCATGGCGGAGTACTTCCGCGATGTGCAGAACCAGGACGTGCTGCTGTTCATCGACAACATCTTCCGCTTCACCCAGGCGGGCTCCGAGGTGTCGACCCTGCTGGGCCGCATGCCGTCCGCCGTGGGCTACCAGCCGACCCTGGCCGACGAGATGGGTGTGCTCCAGGAGCGCATTACCTCGACGAAGGGCCGTTCGATTACGTCGCTGCAGGCCGTCTACGTGCCGGCGGACGACTACACCGACCCGGCTCCGGCCACCACCTTCGCCCACCTCGACGCGACCACCGAGCTTTCCCGCTCCATCGCCTCGAAGGGCATCTACCCGGCCGTGGACCCGCTGACCTCCACGTCGCGCATCCTCGAGCCGGGCATCGTGGGCGAGCGCCACTACGCGGTCGCGCAGAAGGTCATCGGCATCCTGCAGAAGAACAAGGAGCTCCAGGACATCATCGCCATCCTCGGTATGGACGAGCTGTCCGAGGAAGACAAGATCACCGTGCAGCGCGCGCGTAAGATCCAGCGCTTCCTGGGCCAGAACTTCTTCGTGGCGAAGAAGTTCACCGGCGACGAAGGCTCCTACGTCCCGCTCGAGGAGACCATCGAGGCCTTCGACAAGCTCTGCGAGGGCGAGTTCGACCACTACCCGGAGCAGGCCTTCAACAACCTCGGCGGTCTCGACGACGTCGAGGCTGCGTACAAGAAGCTGCAGGGCTAG
- a CDS encoding F0F1 ATP synthase subunit B: MTNVNAFLVAAAEGHETLPMEKEPSILLPATYDVVWSLVVFIIVGLLFWKYVIPRFQEVLAEREDRIKGGIERAEVAQKEAKAALEKNNAELAEARHEAAEIREAARARGKEIEAESRARAEEEARRIIESGEKQLQASREQVVAELRNEMGQNSISLAERLLGTELSDSTRRSNTIDAFLNELDRVSTRK; encoded by the coding sequence ATGACTAACGTCAATGCATTCCTCGTGGCCGCCGCAGAGGGCCACGAGACGTTGCCGATGGAGAAGGAGCCTTCCATCCTCCTCCCGGCCACGTACGACGTGGTTTGGTCTCTTGTCGTTTTCATCATCGTCGGCCTGCTGTTCTGGAAGTACGTCATTCCGAGGTTCCAGGAAGTGCTGGCGGAGCGCGAAGACCGAATCAAGGGCGGCATCGAGCGTGCTGAGGTCGCCCAGAAGGAAGCCAAGGCTGCCCTGGAGAAGAACAACGCCGAGCTTGCGGAGGCGCGCCACGAGGCCGCCGAGATCCGCGAAGCTGCCCGCGCCCGCGGCAAGGAGATCGAGGCTGAGTCTCGCGCCCGCGCCGAGGAGGAGGCCCGCCGCATCATCGAGTCCGGTGAGAAGCAGCTGCAGGCGTCCCGCGAGCAGGTTGTCGCTGAGCTGCGCAATGAGATGGGCCAGAACTCCATCTCGCTGGCTGAGCGTCTGCTGGGCACCGAGTTGTCGGATTCGACCCGCCGCTCGAACACGATCGACGCTTTCCTCAACGAGCTCGACCGCGTGTCGACGAGGAAGTAG
- the atpB gene encoding F0F1 ATP synthase subunit A gives MKGEFHAPSLGPEFFPGQTYGQIIGEDFANGWFALDRIMIVRLFVAAILVLLFVIAFRNPKLVPKGLQNVAEIGVDFVRVNIAEDTLGKKDGKRFLPLLCTIFFTILFMNVATIIPGLNISPNARIGMPIVLAVAAYIAMIYAGIKRYGIAYFKHSTVIPGLPPALHLLVVPIEFFSTFILRPVTLALRLMANFLAGHIILVLLYSATNFFFWQLNAWTAMSGLTLIAALLFTAYELIIIFLQAYIFALLTAVYIELSLHADAH, from the coding sequence ATGAAGGGTGAGTTCCACGCACCTTCACTCGGTCCAGAATTTTTCCCGGGGCAGACGTACGGCCAGATCATTGGCGAAGACTTCGCTAATGGTTGGTTCGCACTCGACCGCATCATGATCGTCCGCCTGTTTGTCGCGGCGATCCTGGTGCTCCTCTTTGTTATTGCCTTCCGGAACCCGAAGCTGGTTCCCAAAGGCCTGCAGAATGTCGCCGAGATCGGCGTCGACTTCGTCCGCGTGAACATCGCGGAGGACACGTTGGGCAAGAAGGACGGCAAGCGGTTCCTGCCGCTGCTGTGCACCATCTTCTTCACCATCTTGTTCATGAATGTGGCGACGATTATCCCGGGCCTGAACATCTCGCCGAACGCGCGCATCGGTATGCCGATCGTGTTGGCGGTTGCGGCCTACATCGCGATGATCTACGCCGGTATCAAGCGGTACGGCATCGCGTACTTCAAGCACTCGACGGTGATCCCCGGCCTCCCGCCGGCCCTCCACCTGCTGGTGGTGCCCATCGAGTTCTTCTCGACGTTCATTCTGCGTCCGGTCACCCTGGCGCTTCGTCTTATGGCGAACTTCCTGGCCGGCCACATCATCCTCGTCCTGCTGTATTCCGCCACGAACTTCTTCTTCTGGCAGCTGAACGCATGGACGGCGATGAGTGGCCTGACCCTGATCGCAGCGCTGCTGTTCACCGCGTACGAGTTGATCATCATCTTCCTGCAGGCGTACATCTTCGCCCTGCTGACCGCGGTGTACATCGAGCTGTCGCTGCACGCGGATGCGCACTAA
- the atpA gene encoding F0F1 ATP synthase subunit alpha, producing MLEETTESRKNMAELTISSDEIRSAIANYTSSYSAEASREEVGVVTSAADGIAQVSGLPGCMTNELLEFPNGVIGVAQNLETDSIGVVVLGNFETLSEGDEVKRTGEVLSIPVGENFLGRVINPLGQPIDGLGPIESNEERALELQAAGVLDRQPVEEPMQTGLKAIDAMTPIGRGQRQLIIGDRKTGKTAVCIDTILNQKAFWETGDPSKQVRCIYVAVGQKGSTIAGVRQTLEENGALEYTTIVAAPASDSAGFKWLAPFSGAALGQHWMYQGKHVLVIYDDLTKQAEAYRAISLLLRRPPGREAYPGDVFYLHSRLLERAAKLNDELGAGSLTALPIIETKANDVGAFIPTNVISITDGQVFLQSDLFNQGVRPAIDVGISVSRVGGAAQTKGMKKVAGNLRLDLAAYRDLEAFAAFASDLDAASKKQLERGQRLVELLKQSENSPQSVEFQIISIWAANQGVFDVVPVEDVRRYEAELHEAIRANAPQVYDQIAGGKQLDEDSQNAILRVNEDLARSFEASSGERIVREPEHEPLDSREVAKNKLNVSRS from the coding sequence ATGCTGGAAGAAACTACCGAGAGCAGGAAGAACATGGCGGAGCTGACGATCTCCTCCGATGAGATCCGTAGCGCGATAGCGAACTACACCTCGAGCTACTCCGCGGAGGCCTCCCGTGAGGAGGTCGGCGTGGTGACTTCGGCTGCAGATGGTATTGCCCAGGTTTCCGGGCTGCCAGGCTGTATGACGAACGAGCTGCTCGAGTTCCCGAACGGCGTCATCGGCGTCGCACAGAACCTCGAGACCGACTCCATCGGTGTCGTGGTGCTGGGTAATTTTGAGACCCTTTCCGAGGGCGACGAAGTCAAGCGGACGGGCGAGGTTCTCTCGATCCCGGTCGGCGAGAACTTCCTCGGCCGCGTGATCAACCCCCTGGGCCAGCCGATCGACGGCCTCGGCCCGATCGAGTCCAACGAAGAGCGCGCCCTGGAGCTCCAGGCCGCAGGCGTCCTCGACCGCCAGCCGGTCGAGGAGCCGATGCAGACTGGCCTCAAGGCGATCGACGCCATGACGCCGATCGGCCGCGGCCAGCGTCAGCTCATCATCGGCGACCGCAAGACCGGCAAGACCGCGGTCTGCATCGACACCATCCTCAACCAGAAGGCGTTCTGGGAGACCGGCGATCCGTCGAAGCAGGTCCGCTGCATCTACGTCGCGGTCGGCCAGAAGGGCTCCACCATCGCTGGTGTGCGCCAGACGCTGGAGGAGAACGGCGCGCTGGAGTACACCACCATCGTGGCGGCCCCGGCGTCGGACTCCGCCGGCTTCAAGTGGCTGGCGCCGTTCTCCGGCGCCGCGCTCGGCCAGCACTGGATGTACCAGGGCAAGCACGTCCTGGTCATCTACGATGATCTGACCAAGCAGGCCGAGGCCTACCGTGCGATTTCCCTGCTGCTGCGCCGCCCGCCGGGGCGCGAGGCGTACCCGGGCGACGTGTTCTACCTGCACTCCCGTCTGCTGGAGCGCGCCGCGAAGCTCAACGACGAGCTCGGCGCCGGCTCCCTGACCGCGCTGCCGATCATCGAGACGAAGGCGAACGACGTGGGCGCCTTCATCCCGACGAACGTCATCTCGATCACGGACGGCCAGGTCTTCCTCCAGTCCGACCTGTTCAACCAGGGCGTGCGCCCGGCTATCGACGTGGGCATCTCCGTGTCCCGCGTCGGCGGCGCCGCGCAGACCAAGGGCATGAAGAAGGTCGCCGGTAACCTCCGTCTCGACCTCGCCGCGTACCGCGACCTGGAGGCGTTCGCCGCCTTCGCGTCCGACCTCGACGCCGCTTCGAAGAAGCAGCTCGAGCGCGGCCAGCGCCTCGTGGAGCTGCTCAAGCAGTCCGAGAACTCCCCGCAGTCCGTCGAGTTCCAGATCATCTCCATCTGGGCCGCGAACCAGGGCGTCTTCGACGTCGTTCCCGTCGAAGACGTCCGCCGCTACGAGGCCGAGCTGCACGAAGCGATCCGCGCCAACGCCCCGCAGGTCTACGACCAGATCGCGGGCGGCAAGCAACTGGACGAGGATTCCCAGAACGCCATCCTGCGCGTCAACGAGGACCTCGCCCGCAGCTTCGAGGCGTCGTCCGGCGAGCGCATCGTGCGCGAGCCGGAGCACGAGCCGCTCGACTCGCGCGAAGTGGCCAAGAACAAGCTCAACGTCAGCCGCTCCTAG
- a CDS encoding F0F1 ATP synthase subunit delta produces the protein MKAASREAQSHVTEQLDELVRSADNAVATAAQVGTELFLVVDQLDTERALRVAVADASLDASQREGIMREVFGGKVAEPTLNILTAAAKEEWSTPREFRTGLINLGRRALELGAKEQGQLEQVEEELYQLSILLEDEKELTQLLSDRTATPAQKRGLLASVIYGKVTMFTEALALQVIGRPNRNPVDDLASLAGGVAEMRGKAVARVASAEALSDAQRTALAGKLEQIYGREMAIHSEVDPSLLGGMVVRVGDEVIDGSTRGKLERLRTDMAAQATK, from the coding sequence ATGAAGGCAGCTAGTCGCGAAGCACAGTCGCACGTCACGGAGCAGCTCGACGAGCTGGTTCGCAGCGCCGACAACGCCGTCGCCACCGCCGCGCAGGTCGGCACCGAGCTGTTCCTCGTTGTGGACCAGCTCGACACCGAGCGCGCGCTGCGCGTAGCAGTCGCCGACGCCTCGCTCGACGCCTCGCAGCGCGAAGGCATCATGCGCGAGGTCTTCGGCGGCAAGGTCGCGGAGCCCACCCTGAACATCCTCACCGCCGCCGCGAAGGAGGAGTGGTCGACCCCGCGCGAGTTCCGCACGGGCCTGATCAACCTCGGCCGCCGTGCGCTGGAGCTGGGTGCGAAGGAGCAGGGCCAGCTGGAGCAGGTGGAGGAGGAGCTCTACCAGCTCTCCATCCTGCTCGAGGACGAGAAGGAGCTCACCCAGCTGCTCTCGGACCGGACCGCGACCCCGGCGCAGAAGCGCGGGCTGCTGGCTAGCGTGATTTACGGCAAGGTGACGATGTTCACCGAGGCTCTGGCACTGCAGGTGATCGGCCGGCCGAACCGCAACCCCGTTGACGACCTGGCCTCCCTGGCCGGGGGCGTCGCGGAGATGCGCGGCAAGGCCGTGGCGCGCGTCGCGTCCGCTGAAGCACTCAGCGATGCGCAGCGTACGGCACTGGCAGGCAAGCTGGAGCAGATTTACGGTCGCGAGATGGCCATCCACTCTGAGGTTGACCCCAGCCTCCTCGGCGGAATGGTTGTCCGTGTGGGCGATGAGGTCATCGACGGTTCGACGCGCGGCAAGCTCGAGCGTCTCCGCACCGACATGGCGGCCCAGGCGACCAAATAG